In Procambarus clarkii isolate CNS0578487 chromosome 6, FALCON_Pclarkii_2.0, whole genome shotgun sequence, one DNA window encodes the following:
- the LOC123753974 gene encoding uncharacterized protein isoform X1, with protein sequence MLHILLLYTLVQGADIVHCLLTPKEDNQWDIPGMTYPGAKSSWECIGLDGERVPNGETFVPGPDYCTVCKCDEGKARVCQAVLCQPPQDCKSFRLGQKCCDFICLDDMLPNLPDGNGNNQSTDLGLRMVASAVTAILSLALLLFLIHRLRQRRIRAQQQYYEDQLDSPVGPNYPDPCHNNACCHNAAYCNGNDHVDFFLDGHTPPYSLWKPPSFYFPHEDAPPPYSEVVGSSYRLSEASNSLPALGPLMVQLGPPPGESSDTSGGALALIGAIGGSYRRPCSSSHTLHNIYSESAKGRHVALRSDEMYEEVDGIPEDLPPPYYPPVQPLNDLNRVSEARPVEEVVPVCNDAECSGVAATQECVCGANDPSCSLCAVPEHDATSNDKTVQQPSVSPVRMRSREHRSSVVQREGDRTSTLEEFQLCLAMDISDSSTSSDVPTRTFSSSSEDSTSMDTTSEMR encoded by the exons ATGCTGCACATCCTGCTTCTGTACACTCTTGTCCAAGGAGCAG ATATCGTGCACTGCCTCTTAACTCCGAAGGAGGACAACCAATGGGACATCCCTGGGATGACTTACCCAG GGGCCAAATCATCATGGGAATGCATCGGCCTGGATGGCGAGCGTGTTCCCAATGGGGAGACGTTTGTCCCGGGTCCTGACTACTGTACTGTCTGCAAATGTGATGAGGGCAAAGCTCGGGTGTGTCAAGCTGTTCTCTGCCAGCCACCACAA GATTGTAAGTCCTTTCGCTTGGGTCAGAAATGTTGTGACTTCATCTGTCTGGATGACATGcttcctaacctgccagatggcAATGGAAACAATCAATCCACAGATTTAGGGCTGCGTATGGTAGCTTCTGCTGTAACTGCAATACTGTCCCTTGCTCTGCTGCTGTTTCTTATACATAGACTCAGGCAGCGCCGGATAAGAG CTCAGCAGCAGTATTATGAAGATCAATTGGACTCTCCAGTAGGACCCAACTACCCAGACCCTTGTCACAATAATGCATGCTGCCATAATGCTGCATATTGCAATGGTAATGACCATGTGGATTTTTTCTTAGATGGTCATACACCACCTTATTCACTGTGGAAGCCTCCTTCATTTTACTTTCCACATGAAGATGCTCCCCCACCATATAGTGAAGTGGTGGGTAGTTCGTACAGACTATCGGAGGCCAGTAATTCTTTGCCTGCACTGGGCCCACTTATGGTACAACTTGGACCACCACCTGGCGAGTCGTCAGATACCAGTGGCGGGGCTTTAGCATTGATTGGTGCCATTGGTGGCAGCTATAGAAGGCCCTGCTCTTCTTCACATACTCTTCACAACATCTATTCTGAAAGTGCAAAGGGAAGACATGTCGCACTTAGATCTGATGAAATGTACGAGGAAGTTGATGGTATTCCAGAGGACCTTCCTCCTCCATACTATCCCCCAGTACAGCCTTTAAATGATCTCAACCGTGTCAGTGAGGCAAGACCTGTGGAAGAAGTGGTGCCTGTTTGTAATGATGCTGAATGTTCAGGTGTTGCAGCAacacaggagtgtgtgtgtggtgccaatGATCCTAGCTGCAGTCTGTGTGCTGTGCCTGAACATGATGCCACTAGCAATGATAAAACAGTACAACAGCCCTCAGTGTCTCCGGTAAg GATGCGTTCTAGAGAGCATCGTTCATCAGTGGTTCAGAGAGAAGGTGACCGTACCTCTACCTTGGAAGAGTTTCAGCTATGCCTCGCGATGGATATATCAGATTCATCAACCTCGTCTGATGTTCCTACACGAACATTTTCCTCATCTTCTGAAGATTCTACCTCCATGGACACAACATCAGAAATGCGGTGA
- the LOC123753974 gene encoding uncharacterized protein isoform X2, which produces MLHILLLYTLVQGAGAKSSWECIGLDGERVPNGETFVPGPDYCTVCKCDEGKARVCQAVLCQPPQDCKSFRLGQKCCDFICLDDMLPNLPDGNGNNQSTDLGLRMVASAVTAILSLALLLFLIHRLRQRRIRAQQQYYEDQLDSPVGPNYPDPCHNNACCHNAAYCNGNDHVDFFLDGHTPPYSLWKPPSFYFPHEDAPPPYSEVVGSSYRLSEASNSLPALGPLMVQLGPPPGESSDTSGGALALIGAIGGSYRRPCSSSHTLHNIYSESAKGRHVALRSDEMYEEVDGIPEDLPPPYYPPVQPLNDLNRVSEARPVEEVVPVCNDAECSGVAATQECVCGANDPSCSLCAVPEHDATSNDKTVQQPSVSPVRMRSREHRSSVVQREGDRTSTLEEFQLCLAMDISDSSTSSDVPTRTFSSSSEDSTSMDTTSEMR; this is translated from the exons ATGCTGCACATCCTGCTTCTGTACACTCTTGTCCAAGGAGCAG GGGCCAAATCATCATGGGAATGCATCGGCCTGGATGGCGAGCGTGTTCCCAATGGGGAGACGTTTGTCCCGGGTCCTGACTACTGTACTGTCTGCAAATGTGATGAGGGCAAAGCTCGGGTGTGTCAAGCTGTTCTCTGCCAGCCACCACAA GATTGTAAGTCCTTTCGCTTGGGTCAGAAATGTTGTGACTTCATCTGTCTGGATGACATGcttcctaacctgccagatggcAATGGAAACAATCAATCCACAGATTTAGGGCTGCGTATGGTAGCTTCTGCTGTAACTGCAATACTGTCCCTTGCTCTGCTGCTGTTTCTTATACATAGACTCAGGCAGCGCCGGATAAGAG CTCAGCAGCAGTATTATGAAGATCAATTGGACTCTCCAGTAGGACCCAACTACCCAGACCCTTGTCACAATAATGCATGCTGCCATAATGCTGCATATTGCAATGGTAATGACCATGTGGATTTTTTCTTAGATGGTCATACACCACCTTATTCACTGTGGAAGCCTCCTTCATTTTACTTTCCACATGAAGATGCTCCCCCACCATATAGTGAAGTGGTGGGTAGTTCGTACAGACTATCGGAGGCCAGTAATTCTTTGCCTGCACTGGGCCCACTTATGGTACAACTTGGACCACCACCTGGCGAGTCGTCAGATACCAGTGGCGGGGCTTTAGCATTGATTGGTGCCATTGGTGGCAGCTATAGAAGGCCCTGCTCTTCTTCACATACTCTTCACAACATCTATTCTGAAAGTGCAAAGGGAAGACATGTCGCACTTAGATCTGATGAAATGTACGAGGAAGTTGATGGTATTCCAGAGGACCTTCCTCCTCCATACTATCCCCCAGTACAGCCTTTAAATGATCTCAACCGTGTCAGTGAGGCAAGACCTGTGGAAGAAGTGGTGCCTGTTTGTAATGATGCTGAATGTTCAGGTGTTGCAGCAacacaggagtgtgtgtgtggtgccaatGATCCTAGCTGCAGTCTGTGTGCTGTGCCTGAACATGATGCCACTAGCAATGATAAAACAGTACAACAGCCCTCAGTGTCTCCGGTAAg GATGCGTTCTAGAGAGCATCGTTCATCAGTGGTTCAGAGAGAAGGTGACCGTACCTCTACCTTGGAAGAGTTTCAGCTATGCCTCGCGATGGATATATCAGATTCATCAACCTCGTCTGATGTTCCTACACGAACATTTTCCTCATCTTCTGAAGATTCTACCTCCATGGACACAACATCAGAAATGCGGTGA
- the LOC123753974 gene encoding integral membrane protein DGCR2/IDD isoform X3 produces MLHILLLYTLVQGADIVHCLLTPKEDNQWDIPGMTYPGAKSSWECIGLDGERVPNGETFVPGPDYCTVCKCDEGKARVCQAVLCQPPQDCKSFRLGQKCCDFICLDDMLPNLPDGNGNNQSTDLGLRMVASAVTAILSLALLLFLIHRLRQRRIRAQQQYYEDQLDSPVGPNYPDPCHNNACCHNAAYCNGNDHVDFFLDGHTPPYSLWKPPSFYFPHEDAPPPYSEVVGSSYRLSEASNSLPALGPLMVQLGPPPGESSDTSGGALALIGAIGGSYRRPCSSSHTLHNIYSESAKGRHVALRSDEMYEEVDGIPEDLPPPYYPPVQPLNDLNRVSEARPVEEVVPVCNDAECSGVAATQECVCGANDPSCSLCAVPEHDATSNDKTVQQPSVSPDAF; encoded by the exons ATGCTGCACATCCTGCTTCTGTACACTCTTGTCCAAGGAGCAG ATATCGTGCACTGCCTCTTAACTCCGAAGGAGGACAACCAATGGGACATCCCTGGGATGACTTACCCAG GGGCCAAATCATCATGGGAATGCATCGGCCTGGATGGCGAGCGTGTTCCCAATGGGGAGACGTTTGTCCCGGGTCCTGACTACTGTACTGTCTGCAAATGTGATGAGGGCAAAGCTCGGGTGTGTCAAGCTGTTCTCTGCCAGCCACCACAA GATTGTAAGTCCTTTCGCTTGGGTCAGAAATGTTGTGACTTCATCTGTCTGGATGACATGcttcctaacctgccagatggcAATGGAAACAATCAATCCACAGATTTAGGGCTGCGTATGGTAGCTTCTGCTGTAACTGCAATACTGTCCCTTGCTCTGCTGCTGTTTCTTATACATAGACTCAGGCAGCGCCGGATAAGAG CTCAGCAGCAGTATTATGAAGATCAATTGGACTCTCCAGTAGGACCCAACTACCCAGACCCTTGTCACAATAATGCATGCTGCCATAATGCTGCATATTGCAATGGTAATGACCATGTGGATTTTTTCTTAGATGGTCATACACCACCTTATTCACTGTGGAAGCCTCCTTCATTTTACTTTCCACATGAAGATGCTCCCCCACCATATAGTGAAGTGGTGGGTAGTTCGTACAGACTATCGGAGGCCAGTAATTCTTTGCCTGCACTGGGCCCACTTATGGTACAACTTGGACCACCACCTGGCGAGTCGTCAGATACCAGTGGCGGGGCTTTAGCATTGATTGGTGCCATTGGTGGCAGCTATAGAAGGCCCTGCTCTTCTTCACATACTCTTCACAACATCTATTCTGAAAGTGCAAAGGGAAGACATGTCGCACTTAGATCTGATGAAATGTACGAGGAAGTTGATGGTATTCCAGAGGACCTTCCTCCTCCATACTATCCCCCAGTACAGCCTTTAAATGATCTCAACCGTGTCAGTGAGGCAAGACCTGTGGAAGAAGTGGTGCCTGTTTGTAATGATGCTGAATGTTCAGGTGTTGCAGCAacacaggagtgtgtgtgtggtgccaatGATCCTAGCTGCAGTCTGTGTGCTGTGCCTGAACATGATGCCACTAGCAATGATAAAACAGTACAACAGCCCTCAGTGTCTCCG GATGCGTTCTAG